Proteins found in one Quercus robur chromosome 2, dhQueRobu3.1, whole genome shotgun sequence genomic segment:
- the LOC126701513 gene encoding uncharacterized protein LOC126701513, whose product MSVARLPVEADDRESKRAKGMASPILRFSDEDKVGTIQPYDDALVVTLRIRGYDVKRVLVDQGSAVEVMYPDLYKGLKLKLEDLTAYDSPLVSFEGKIVTPKGQIRLPIQTGSNIVEVDFIMVDAYSPYTAIVARLWLHALGAVSSTLHQRVKYPSEGQQLTTPAPGGGGPAEEASCEDLERVLVDSDPKRFFQVGSKLPPQEKEKLIDFLRENVDVFAWDAYEALRVNPNFICHHLNVSPAVTPKKQPPRRPLKEHVDAVREEVMKLKKAGAIKEVFYPEWLANTVVVKKKSGK is encoded by the exons ATGTCAGTGGCCCGACTCCCCGTTGAAGCTGACGACCGTGAGTCTAAGAGGGCTAAAGGGATGGCCTCGCCCATACTcagattctcggatgaggataaagTTGGAACCATCCAGCCCTACGACGATGCTCTAGTTGTCACACTCAGGATTAGGGGatatgacgtgaagagggtgctAGTTGATCAGGGCAGTGCCGTGGAGGTAATGTACCCCGACTTGTACAAGGGGCTAAAGCTGAAACTAGAAGACCTGACAGCATACGACTCCCCTTTGGTAAGTTTCGAAGGGAAAATTGTTACTCCGAAAGGCCAGATTAGGCTGCCTATACAAACAGGCTCAAACATAGTGGAAGTGGACTTTATAATGGTGGACGCATATTCGCCCTACACCGCCATTGTAGCCAGGTTGTGGCTTCATGCCCTAGGAGCTGTATCCTCAACCTTACACCAAAGGGTGAAGTACCCGTCGGAGGGTCAG caattaacaaCCCCGGCCCCGGGTGGTGGGGGACCTGCCGAGGAGGCGAGTTGTGAGGATTTGGAAAGAGTTCTTGTGGACTCCGATCCGAAAAgattttttcaggtcggctcgAAATTGCCGccccaagagaaagaaaagctGATTGATTTTCTCAGAGAGAATGtggatgtgtttgcatgggatgcCTACGAGGCTCTGAGGGTCAATCCGAATTTCATTTGCCATCATCTTAATGTTAGTCCGGCCGTTACGCCTAAGAAACAACCTCCTCGACGACCGTTGAAAGAGCATGTGGATGCGGTGAGAGAGGAGGTGATGAAATTAaagaaagcaggggctatcaaagaagttttctaCCCCGAGTGGCTGGCCAATACAgttgtggtgaagaagaagagtgggaaaTGA